CTACTACTTATTGGTGGTTCAGGCGTTCTGGCTAGTAAAGGTAAGTTTAAATTTTATAAATAAGAATTCTAAAGGCAATATCTGTGAATGCAGATATTGCTTTTTTGTTATGTTATAATGAAGAAAAACTGAAAGAAGGTACGTCCATGAAACAACTTTTTGAGATACTTCCTAATGAATGGGCAGAGAAGTTTTTAAATACAATGAAAGAACGTATTGAGTTGAGCTTTACAAATGAAGACGCAATCTCTTTAGTGCAAAGTAAAGCTGGTGGACGTGGCTATTTGCCGAAAGAACAAGGCTATCCAGTGAATGAAGAAGGCAAGGCACTCTCCTTTTTAGCACAAATAAATTTTGCAGAAATGCCAAAAATGGAACATTATCCAGAGTCTGGCTTGCTCGCTTTTTATGTTAATTATCAAAATGACTTGTATGGTCTTAATTTTGATAATCAAGCAGAACAAAATGGTTTCCGTGTATTTTTCTTTGAGGATTTAGAAAAAGAGAGCATGACTGCGGAAGAGCAAGATGTTTATTTTGAAGGAATTGATAAATCGGACCTTTATACAGTTGTCAAAGGCGAGTATAAGATTGCTGGGCGAGTATCGAAAGAACTTTTGCTGAATGACATCCAAGAGTTTGAAAAAGAATTTGGTAGTGATTTTTATGACGTAATGGAGCAAATTTTTGGTGAAGATGAAGATAAAGCGGATGAGCTGTTTAACCTTGCAATAGATGGCAGTCAACTGGGTGGTTATCCGTTCTTCATGCAAGAAGATCCGCGCATGCGTACAGAAAATTCGTATCATGACACGTTGCTGTTTCAACTTGCTAGCGTGTATAGCGAAGAGCCAGGTGCCAAAATAAATATAATGTGGGGCATGAGCGGAGTCGGCAACTTCTTTATTAATAAACAGGATTTAATCAATCGTGATTTTTCGAATGTTATTTATAACTGGGATTGTTAAAAAACCGTGCTACGTTACAAAAAAGAAAGAGGGTTAATCATGGAAGAACTTTTTGATATACTTCCTAGTGAATGGGCAGAACGATTTTTAGAAACAGAAAAAGAGCGGATAGAATTGCAATTTAAAGATGCAGGGCCGCTGTCATTGCTTCAAAGTAAAGCTGGTGGGCGCGGTTACTTGCCGAAAGAACAAGGCTATCCCGTGACCGAAGAAGGCAAGCCACTTTCGCTATTAGCACAAATTAATTTTTCAGAAATGCCACAAATGGAAAATTATCCGGAATTTGGTTTGCTTGCTTTTTATGTAGATTTTCAGGATGATTTATATGGACTTGATTTTGAAAATCCAACGAGCCAAGAAGGTTTTCGGGTATTTTTCTTTGATGATTTGGGGCAAGAAAGCTATACAAAAGAAGAACAAGAAATATTTTTCGATGAAGTAGAAAAGGGAGATTATTACTCACTTGTGAATGGAGAATTCGAAATAACTGGTCAAATATCTGATCAAATTTTATTAAATGATAGTTGTGATTTCAAAAATGAGTTTGGTGATTATTTTTATGAACTAGCTGACCAAATATTTGATGAGGATGCTGATAAATCATTTGCTCTTGCCAATTTAGCGTCTAAATTAGAGGCTAGCCAAATAGGTGGATATCCATTTTTTATACAAGATGACCCGCGTGTGTACATTGAAAATGCGCAACAGGATACATTGCTATTCCAGTTGAACAGTAAGTATAATCAAGAAAGTGGCAAAGTAGATATTATGTGGGGCGACTGCGGTGTCGGCAACTTCTTCATTAACAAGCAAGACTTAATAAATCGAGACTTTTCCAACATTCTGTATAACTGGGATTGTTCTTGACGAGAAGCAGAAATTCATTACGAATTTCTGCTTTTTTTATGCCCGAACAACTTTTCTAATACTTGTCCACCAATTTTTATTGACGATAAATGCAGTCAGCAGAATAAACGGGAAGAATTGTAGCGGGAAAATAAACAATAGGATCGATGCAGTTAGAACAGGTTTGCCAACGATTTTCGTACAACAAGCAGTCACGAAAACAGTAATTAAAAATCCAGTCGATCCATCAATCCAATAGGTTGCTATGTATCCCATCACAGTACTTGTAAAAATTGCTGGGAAAATCGCGCCACCATTCCAGCCAGTTGCTAAACAAATAGCGACTAAAACAGGTTTTAACAGTGCGATGATAAGTAAAAAAGGGATTGAATAATTTTGCACAGTAGTCGTTAATTCAATTAGCTGATGTTCGCCGGAAAATAACATGAATGAAGAAATAATTCCAAACAAACCAATGCTTAAACCACCGATAATAGCCGCGACCATTTTATTTTTAATCACAGAAGCCGCTTTGGCGATATAAACTTGTAGCTGCTGAAAATAAACACTAAAGAGCCAACCAAGAATAATCGTCGGGATAAAAAGCAAAATAAACCACCAAGACCAACCCATATCAGGTAACCGAATCGCAAAAATACTCGCCGGCATTTTTAAAAAGGATTTCAGCCAAAGGAAGGAGCCGAGTGCGCTAAAAGAGATAATAAGTGACAATACCAATTTAGAGTTTTTAGGGATTTTCTTCGCTTGACTACTTTCATCGATTTCCTCTGCCAATCCACTAAACGGAGCATGGAAAATACTAGAAATAATCGCGCCAACACTTAAACTAACAAGCTCTTCTTTATGCGCCATAGATAGTTTTAAATGGTCAATAATCCAAGTTGTCGCACCCCCAACAATACCAACTAAAGCAGCTTCCGGACCAACGCTCGCTCCGAAAGTTAAAATAATCCAAGCACTGAGTATTGTTGGAAGCAGAACTTTGCGGTATTCAATCCGCCCAGTTTTTTTCGCTTCGGCAATATTATCATGCATTGAACGCGGATAGTCCCCAAGTTTGAGCTGAACCATCCCTACAAAAAAACTACCAATCAAGCCAATTAGTAGAGGATAATACCATGATAAATTAAACTGATTAGGAAGATAAGTCCATAAAAACGTCGTAGCAAAATGAACTACTGCTAAAAATAATGCCGCGATAACGCCTACTAAAATTCCAAGGATAAAAGTATAAACGACAAATACCAGTGTTAACTTTTTCAACCATTCCAGCCCCTTTGTAAAAATCCGTTGATATCATGATTTTCCCTTTAACATCAAGGTATAAACAACCATCAAAATGCAAAAAAAGCCGACTACAATGAGCCAGCTTCTTGATCACATAAATATTTCTAAAATAAATCCAATCGCAACCCCAGTCACTGCTCCAAAGAAAACTTCCATTGGTTTATGACCAAGTAATTCTTTTAAATGCTTCGTTTTTTCTTCTTGTTCAGGTGCCGCAAGTCCTTTGGCATGTTCCACGAAGTCTTGAAAATCCGTTACTAATTTGTTTAAAACAACAGCCTGTTCGCCGGCTTGTCTTCTAACGCCAGTCGCATCAAACATTACAATGATACCAAATACAACAGCAATCGCGAAATAAGGCGAGTCTAATCCGTATTCGATTGCGAGCGTGGTCATTAAAGCAGTAACAGCAGCTGAGTGAGAACTAGGCATACCACCAGTGGAAAACATTAGCCCGACATTGAATTTCCGATAAACTAAAATATGGATCGGAACCTTTACCACTTGGGCAAAAACTATCGCAATAATAGATGCAATTAATGGTGTATTCGTAAATATCGACATCAAATCTCCCCTGTCAAAAAGTCTACTCTTATTTTACCACAATGAGCTTGTTAAAAACCTTTTCTAGAATTTTTCTTCTAACTCTTATATAATAAAGTATAAATCAAATTCGGGAAGAAGGGAACTTATGGGATTTCAAGAAACTATTGGTATTGAAATTATTTCAGTAGAAAAAGGAAAAGCAGTCATCCAATTAGAAATAACAGAAAAAGTGCATCAACCATTTGGCTATTTGCACGGTGGAGTTTCCGTTGCTTTAGCAGAACATGCCGCTAGTATTGGTGCTGCAAATTCAATTGAAGCTGATGAAATCGTCTTTGGTTTAGAAATTAACGCCAACCATCTAGCATCGAAACAAGCGGGACTCGTGACCGCAACAGCAGAAGCAGTCCACCTTGGCAAAAGCACGCAAGTATGGGAAATCAATATAACTGATGAAAACGATAGATTAATCTGTATCAGCAGATGTACCATTGCAGTTAAAAAGAAACGAAAATAAAAAGCATGGCAGAGCTCAGTATATGAACTCGCGCCATGCTTCTTTTATTTCTCTGTTTTATCGTCGTCTGATTCTGTTTCACTTTCATCTTGTTCGATGATTTCATGCTCGGAATCATCCGACTGTTCTTCAATCGTTTGTTCTTCGCGTTCACGTTCTTGTTCTTCTTGATCTTCACGTTCATCAATTTTTTCTTCGCGTCGTTCCCATTCCATTCGTTCTTCCAATTCTTCACGCTCTTGTCGCGCTTTTTCAATTTGTTCTTGGCGAATAATAAGACTTTTCTTTTTCTTGATATCGTCTTTTTTCACTGAACGCAATTGGTCACGAATTCGAATCGCAAGCGGAACACCGGTATCATAAGCGGCCCGGTTAATAAGGTGAGAAGCTACTGGCGTTGTTAAGAAAATAAACAAGACAGCCAGAAGTACTCGCGCATTAAAACCTTCACCTGAGTGGAAAAAGTAACCAACCGTTGCAAATAGAAGTAAACTAACGCCAAACGTATTACTAATCCCAGCCGCATGCGTTCTTGTGTAAACATCTGGTAGCCTAATAACACCAATTGCCGCAAGAATACTTAGCAAACCGCCGATTAAAATCATTACAGAAATAATAATCTCAATTATCACGTTCACGGTCAATCACCTTTCCTTTCTCAATAAATTTGGCAAAGGAAACCGTTCCAATAAAAGCAAGAAGGGCAATGAGTAAAATAACATCTAAAAAGGCATGCGTATCATAAAACATCGAAAGTAAGGCAACAATTGCCACCAAGTTCATCCCGATAGAATCCAGCGCCACCACTTTGTCAGAAGTTGTCGGTCCTTTTAAAATACGGTAAAGATATAAGAAGGTCGAAATCGAATAGAGAAGTAAACCAATAGATAAAGCAATTTGAATAATCATCCGTGGAACACCTCCATAATCGCACCTTCGTAAGACTTACGGATGGTCGCAATTTCTTCTTCAATATTCGGGACATGAAGCGAATGAACATAGATTGCTTTATAATCATCCGAAATATCAATCGAAAGCGTTCCGGGCGTTAATGTAATCAGTAAAGCGAGCATCGTCACTTCCCAGTCCGTCTCAAGTGTCGTATCATATCTGAAAATCCCCGGTCGAATGTTCATATCTTTCTTTAAAACAATCCGACTTACATGAACCGTAGAAACAATTAAATCATGTAAAAAACGGAAAACCAGTTTGATAAGCGCAAATAACCGGAAAAGGTAAAATCTCGACCCAAGGAAACGCCGCATAAAGAACAGCAGGAATATCCCAATGATAAAGCCAATGATAAAGGTCGCAAAACTAAACGATGACTCCAAAAACATCCACAAACAAGCAAGTATTATATTAAGAATAAGTTGAAAAGCCATCTTTTATCACTCCTTTATCACCGCATGGATATAAACAGAAGGGTCAACAAGTGGGTCAACCGCCTGTTCAATAAACGGATAAATTGCGTTACTAAACACACCATAACCAATCGAAATTGCAAGTAGAATAACTACCGGTACAAGCATTTTTTTATACGGAATTTGTAAATTGAATACGCCTTTTTTCTCGCCCCAGAAGCCTTTTGTAAAGACTTTGATTAAAGACATAAGAACGAATAAACTCGAAAGTAAAATGATAATCCCGCCAACGATTTGGCCAGCAGAGAATGCTCCTTCAACAATCAACAGTTTTCCGATAAATCCGCTAAGTGGTGGGATTCCAGCAAGCCCAAGTGTGGCAATAAAGAAAATCCAACCAAGTGACGGTTTCACGCTCATTAAGCCACTGAATTTTTTCACGCTAGAGTAACCAGTAATCGCCATCACAATCCCAACAATAAGGAAGAGGGCGGCTTTGATAATCATATCGTGGATTAAGTAAAATACAGCGCCAGTCATCGATTCGCGTGTCATAATCGAAACACTGAACAGAATAACACCAATTGCAATCATAATATTGTAAATCACAATCGTCTTCATATCATAGTAACTAATGGCCCCAATAACCCCAAGAATAATCGTCACAATCGCGAGAATCCCAAGCAGCGGAACAACAAAGTCAGTCAGTGAACTAAAGAATAGCGTGTACGTCCGAATAATCGCGTAAACCCCAACCTTAGTTAGAAGTCCGCCGAATAAAGCAAGAACTGGAATCGGTGGAGCAAAGTAGGACCCTGGAAGCCAGAAATAAAGCGGGAAAAGACCTGCTTTCAGACCGAATACAAACAAGAACAGAACCGCGACAACGCTTATCATTCCTGTATTTGCACCATTTAAGTCCGTGATTTTTTGCGAAATATCCGCCATGTTAAGCGTTCCAATCATCGAGTAAAGCAATGCAATCGCTACAACGAAAAATCCGGAACCAACCACATTAATCAGCAAATATTTAATCGTCGCTTTAAGTTGAACCTGCGTCCCACCAATGACAAGCAATACATAAGACGCCATCAGCATAACTTCAAAGAACACAAACATATTAAAAATATCACCAGTTAAAAACGAACCATTAACCCCAACAATCATAAAGAGAATCGCTGGATAATATAAAAATTTCTCCCGTGGCTTCCCAATCGTATAAAAGGAATAAAGTACCACACAGAATAAAACAATACTTGTCGTTGCCGTAAGTAAGACAGCTAACATATCGCCAACCATCGTAATCCCAAAAGGAGCCGCCCAGTTACCAATATTCAAGGTCGTAATCCCATTTTCGCGAATATAAAATACAAGGAAAAGGCTCGCCACAACCAAGATACCACTAAAAATAAGGGCGAATACCCGTTGAACGATCACTCGTTTTGGCAGTAGCATTAACGTAATTGCTCCAAGGAAAGGAATCAATATCGGCATTAAAATTAAATTATTCATCATCGGCTTCATGTCCTCTCGTCTTGGATACACTCTCGCTATCAAGCTCCTGATACGCTCTATAAGCAAGAACAAGGAAAAAGGCAGTTACACCAAAGCTTATAACAATCGCAGTCAAAATAAGTGCTTGTGGAAGGGGATCGTTGTATGTTCCTGACCCCGGCGTACCAAGAATCGGCACACGTCCTTTTTTCAGACCGCCCATCGTTAGTACGAGCAAATTGACGCCGTGACTTAGGACAGCTGTTCCAATAATAATCCGTAGCAAACTTTTAGAGAGAATTAAGTAGACAGCAGCGGCAAAAATCAAGCCGATTAAAATAGACATTAATAGTTCCATCAGTCACTCTCCCCAATCGTTTGAATTATCGTAAGTGTTACACCGACAACAACTAAGTAAACCCCAAGGTCAAACAAAGTCGCCGTGTGCAACGCAGTATCTCCTAAAATGGGCAAATCAACATGACCAAATTTATGTGTTAAGAAAGCATCACCCGTGAAAATTCCAATCATCCCAGTACCTAGAGCAAAGACAAGTCCAACCCCAGTGAGCATAATCGTATTAATATTAAGCATACTAGCAACTGTTTTTGTATCATAAGCAAGTAATGTTAGCGTAATTGCGCCAGCCGTTGTAAGCCCGGCCACAAACCCACCACCAGGATTATAATGTCCCGCAAAGAATAAATGGAGCGAGAATAAGAAAATAATGAAAGCAACTACTTTCGTTACATTTCTCAGTAGAACGTCATTCGTTTTCATCATTCTCACCTCGTTTCGTCAGTCGTAATTTAATCATCGCATAAATACCAATCGCGGCAATTGACAGTACAGCTGTTTCAAACATCGTATCAAAACCACGGAAGTCAACTAAGATAACATTAACAATATTTCGTCCCGCCGCTTCCACGTAGGCATTATCCACATAGTATTTCGAAATCGAATCATAAAAAGTTGTATTATACGCTGAAAGGGAAACAAGTGTGATAATCACACCAACCCCGATACTTAAAAATGTTTTCATTGATAACCATTTCGGCTTTTCCTCAATATTACTAAACTGAGGAAGGTGATAGAACACAAGTAGATAAAGCACAACTGAAATAGTTTCAATAATAAGCTGTGTCAACGCAAGGTCAGGCGCTCTTGAGATAACGAAGAAAATACTAATCGTATAACCCATCGCTCCTAATAAGATAATTGAAGTAATCCGCGACTTGGAAAAGACAATCCCAACCAACGTCACTAAAATTACTGCCGCTAAAACAAAATCAACAACCGTCACTTTCGTCATACTTGAAAAATTGAAATCAAGTGCCTGCGTGAAAATCATGACCGAAGCCATCATTAAAATAAAGGCAGATAACATGTAATTCAAGTAAGTTCTAAGCCAACCAGTCATAATAAACATCGTCATCCGGTAGGAACCTTGTTCTAAATAATACATCCCATTATCATACGTTTTTCCAATTCGCAGCGCTTTTGGAACGCGTGTCGTAATCCAAGGTTTCCAGTATTTATGTGTAAGAAACAAGACAATCCCAACCGCCACAACGCCAAATGTCATTAATAAGGCTGGTGTAAATCCGTGCCATAAACTAATATGAATCGAAAAATCAGTAGAAAGTCCAGGAACAATCGCCCTGACAGCAGGTTCCAAAATTGGCTCTGCAATTAAATTAGGGAAAAGACCAATCCCAACCACAAATACCGATAAAATAATCGGCGGTAAAAGGAGTCCAAATGGCGCTTCATGTGGTTTTTTCGGCAGTAAGTAAGGTTTCACTTTTCCAGTGAAAGTTTTGAAGAAAATAATCATGCTGTAAACAAACGTAAACACGCTGGCAACCCAAGCTACAACTGGAAGCAGAACGCCCCAAGTGCTTGCATCAAACAATTGCAAATGCGTAATATTTACCATGCTTTCAAAAAACATTTCTTTACTTAAAAAGCCGTTAAAAGGTGGAATCCCAGCCATTGCGAACGTTCCGATAAACGCAATCGTTGCCGTAATTGGCATAATTCGCATCAAACCGCCAAGTCGCCTAATATCCCGTGTACCAGTTTCGTGATCGACAATCCCAACCATCATAAACAAGCTACCTTTAAATGTTGCGTGATTAAATAGGTGGAACACAGCCGCGACAATCGCCATCACATAAATATCATCACTGAGCGTATCAAAGTGAAGCGAGGCAGCCCCGACGCCAAGAAGCGCCATGATGAGGCCGAGCTGACTAATCGTTGAGTAAGCCAAAATCGCTTTTAAATCATTTTTCTTCGTAGCATTTAGTGAGCCCCAGAACAGGGTCGTAATCCCAACGAGCGAGACCGTCCAAAACCAGACACCCGAACTCGCGAACAGTGGCGTAAACCGAGCCACAATATAAATCCCAGCTTTAACCATCGTAGCCGAGTGAAGGTAGGCACTAACCGGAGTAGGTGCTTCCATCGCATCCGGCAGCCAAATATGAAACGGAACTTGCGCAGATTTTGTAAATGCGCCGAGCAAAACAAGAATCATCGCGGGAATGAATAAGCTATTATTACTAATTACATCCGCATCACGAATAATCGCTCGAATCGAAAATGAATCGCTCATAATATGAAGCAAAATAAATCCACCAAGCATCATCAATCCGCCGAAAACAGTAATCAGCATTGACTTACGAGCCCCGTAACGCGAACGCTCGCGGTGATACCAGTACCCAATCAATAAGAACGAACTAATCGAAGTCAGCTCCCAGAAAAGATACAGCACAATCAAGTTATCACTCAAGACAACCCCAAGCATTGCCGTCATAAAAATAAATAAAAATGTATAGAAATTGCTAAGTCGTTCTTTCTTTTTCCCTAAATAATAAATAGAGTAAAATGTAACGAGTGAACCAATCCCAGTAATAAGTAGCGCAAACAGCAAACTTAGCCCATCGACCACTACCGTAAAATTAATTCCAAGTCGCGGAATCCAAGGCATCGAAACAATCGTAGCCCCGTCCATCGTTTTTGGAATAAATGTTAAGAAGTAAATAAACAAAGTCACTGGAATCGGAAGTACTAACCAGCCAGTATGAACTTGTTTAGTCCACCGATAAAAAAGTGGGATTAGCAGTGCCACAATAAATGGCAGAACAATAGCTAGATGAAGAAATGACAAAATCGGCTCCTCCTCGAAGAATTTTTATACGGAAACTCATCCTGGAAATGTGAAAATAAGAACAGGAATTCATTATTTTTTAAGCAAGTACTTACATTTAATGAAACATAGCAATAACTAAAATTTTAGAAAATCATGCTAAATCATCAAATTTCAACAACTTTACTATTCACGAAGTACCCAAATAAACGCCGTACTTTTATATTTTTTATTATAACATACTTTTTTATCTGAAAAAAAGGCAGGAAACTTAACTTTATAAATCAATTTACGGAAATTTAAAAAACAATTAAATAGGAAGAACAAAAAAACAAACCCAAGAAAAATCTCGGGTTTGAGAAAGTTTAATCGACGTTAACATGTCGCTTTCGGTCGGAACGAAGCGCATAAAGCAAAATGAAAAACGCAACGAGAAACATAAAACTCATAAATAAGAAAACGCTTGGAATGCCGGTAAAACCAGCAAGCGTCCCACCAAGAATTGGCCCAATCACATTTCCGAGGAAACGAGCACTTTGATTGTAACCAAGCATCTCACCTTGCATAACTCCAGGTGCTGCAAGCCGGATATACGCCGTCGTACAAGGCACCATCCCACCAATCGCAATCCCGAATAAAAAGCGGAAGAAGATAAATACCCAAAGATTGGTTGCGAATGCTTGTGGAATAACGAAAACTGCTGCCATAATCAATAAGATATTCAGTATTTTCTCATACCCATATTTGTCGCCGAGCTGCCCCCATTTCCGCGTCATCACTAAATTCCCAAATCCAGTTGCAGAAAACGCCAGCCCCGACAAGAACGCAATATTATCCGATTTTGTCATATCACCAACATAAAGTGCAAGTAATGGTTGAACGCTAAAGTTAGCAATTTGGATCAACGCAGTAATGACCATGACCGTAAACAGAACTCGCAGCGTGAAAATTTGCTTCAATACCGCACGACGAGAATAGACCACTTTGGCAGCTTCTTTTTGTTCCTCTGTCCGAATTTCTTTGACACCAAAAGCGACAATCAAAGCCGCAACCATCATCGCAATCCCAGTAATCGTAAAGGTATCTTTAAAGCCAAATAAATCCGCCATCGCGCCACCAATCAGCGGACCAAAAAGCATACCAGTCACACCGCCGAGTTGAAGCGTACCGAGAACTTTCCCAGCTTCATTCCGAGGCGTTTGTCGCGCAATAAAGGCATTACTCACACCAATAAAACCAGTTACAACCCCCATGAAAATACGCAAAATTAGCAAGTAAGTGACAGAATGCGCAAATCCCATCAAAAAAATACAAATTGATAAACCGACTGAAGTCAGAATCAAAATCCCTTTATAACCATGCTTATCACCAATCCGCCCCCAAATCGGCGAAAAGATAAAGGCAATCAAAAATGTTACGCCAAAAATATAACCGGCCCATCTTTGCACATACGCATTGCTGTAATCGCCAAATGTTTCGATGTAGAGAGATAAAAACGGCATAATCATTGTCATACTGGCTGACATCAACAAGTTTGCCAGCATTAAGATGTACAAATTCCGTGTTCGAGTTGTCATAAAAGAATCATCTCTATTCGTATTATTGTTAAAACTGTCCTTTTCATTATAGAATAAAAGATAGCGAATGAAAAATAAAGTGAAGGATGTGCATTTTTGGTTAAAAAAATTGTCATTTGGGTTTCAGCTGTTATACTAGTACTGTATCTGATTGCTGTCGTTGTTAATTTGCTTATTATTTGGCTACGTTAGTAAACAATA
This DNA window, taken from Listeria swaminathanii, encodes the following:
- a CDS encoding lmo2377 family MFS transporter, with the protein product MTTRTRNLYILMLANLLMSASMTMIMPFLSLYIETFGDYSNAYVQRWAGYIFGVTFLIAFIFSPIWGRIGDKHGYKGILILTSVGLSICIFLMGFAHSVTYLLILRIFMGVVTGFIGVSNAFIARQTPRNEAGKVLGTLQLGGVTGMLFGPLIGGAMADLFGFKDTFTITGIAMMVAALIVAFGVKEIRTEEQKEAAKVVYSRRAVLKQIFTLRVLFTVMVITALIQIANFSVQPLLALYVGDMTKSDNIAFLSGLAFSATGFGNLVMTRKWGQLGDKYGYEKILNILLIMAAVFVIPQAFATNLWVFIFFRFLFGIAIGGMVPCTTAYIRLAAPGVMQGEMLGYNQSARFLGNVIGPILGGTLAGFTGIPSVFLFMSFMFLVAFFILLYALRSDRKRHVNVD